In a genomic window of Neisseria flavescens:
- the yccS gene encoding YccS family putative transporter → MKTPPLKPLIIASLPVFASVFIAATLVWYFDTPKLVMPFVLGIIAGGLVDLDNRLTGRLKNIVITVALFTLSSLLAQSTIGTGVPFILAMTLMTFGFTILGTVGLKYRTFAFGTLAVATYTTLTYTPDTYWLTNPIMILLGTVLYSVNILIFQIILPHRPVQETVANAYDALSNYFDAKADFFDPDEAAWLGNRQIDLAMSNTGVITAFNQCRGALFYRLRGQHRHPRTAKMLRYYLCAQDMHERISSAHVDYSEMAEQLKNTDLIFRIRRLLEMQGQACRNVAASLRNNKPYAYSKRLGRAMEGCRQSLSHFTETHADNANLHNIRRLLDNLSSVDYQLRQLQNDASLAENDNANTRIAALENTKFRNIGETVLSQINFDSGVFRHATRLSIVVATACIIVEILHLNLGYWILLTALFVCQPNYTATKSRVYQRIAGTILGVIVGSLVPYFTPSVETKLWIVIASTTLFFMTRSYKYSFSTFFITIQALTSLSLAGLDVYHAMPIRIIDTIVGSVIAWAAATYLWPDWRYLTLSHTAAQTITANGRYLDAILDQLQSGSRDDFDYRLTRRQAHESTAALSSTLSDMSSNPKKYQDRLQDGFTLLKTSYALTGHISALGAYRDQVQIDGNDGFAPYAKLTHHIAELLTQMPQTDPEAFETAMTQIRQEFAELEQNTQAQQDHILKHQLDLIIRQLTPCYQALHRQADVEAV, encoded by the coding sequence ATGAAAACTCCGCCGCTCAAACCTCTAATCATTGCCTCCCTGCCCGTCTTCGCCAGCGTGTTCATCGCCGCCACCCTCGTTTGGTACTTCGACACGCCCAAACTGGTTATGCCCTTCGTACTCGGCATTATTGCCGGCGGTTTGGTCGACTTGGACAACCGCCTCACAGGCCGTCTGAAAAACATCGTCATCACCGTTGCCCTGTTTACCCTCTCCTCATTGCTTGCCCAAAGCACCATCGGCACAGGCGTTCCCTTCATCTTGGCCATGACCCTGATGACTTTCGGCTTCACCATCCTCGGCACCGTCGGCCTCAAATACCGCACCTTCGCTTTCGGTACGCTCGCCGTCGCCACCTACACCACGCTGACCTACACCCCCGATACCTACTGGCTGACCAACCCCATCATGATTCTGCTGGGTACTGTCCTATACAGCGTCAACATCCTGATCTTCCAAATCATCCTGCCCCACCGCCCCGTCCAAGAAACCGTCGCCAATGCCTACGACGCACTCAGCAACTACTTCGATGCCAAAGCCGACTTTTTCGACCCCGACGAAGCCGCATGGTTGGGCAACCGCCAAATCGACTTGGCCATGAGCAACACCGGTGTGATTACCGCCTTCAACCAATGCCGCGGCGCACTTTTCTACCGATTGCGCGGCCAACACCGCCATCCGCGTACCGCCAAAATGCTGCGCTACTACCTCTGTGCGCAAGACATGCACGAACGCATCAGCTCCGCCCACGTCGATTACAGCGAAATGGCCGAACAACTCAAAAACACCGACCTCATCTTCCGCATCCGCCGCCTGCTCGAAATGCAAGGCCAGGCGTGCCGCAACGTTGCCGCCTCCCTGCGCAACAACAAACCCTACGCATACAGCAAACGCCTCGGCCGCGCCATGGAAGGCTGCCGCCAATCCCTCAGCCATTTTACCGAGACCCATGCCGACAATGCCAACCTCCACAATATCCGCCGCCTGCTCGACAACCTCAGCAGCGTCGATTACCAACTGCGGCAACTGCAAAACGATGCGTCCCTTGCCGAAAACGACAACGCTAACACCCGCATCGCCGCCCTTGAAAACACCAAGTTCCGCAATATCGGCGAAACTGTCCTCAGCCAGATCAATTTCGACTCCGGCGTCTTCCGCCATGCCACCCGCCTCTCCATCGTCGTAGCCACGGCCTGCATCATTGTCGAAATCCTTCATCTCAATCTCGGCTACTGGATTCTGCTGACCGCCCTTTTCGTCTGCCAACCCAACTACACCGCCACCAAAAGCCGCGTGTACCAACGCATTGCCGGTACGATTCTCGGCGTGATTGTCGGTTCGCTCGTTCCCTACTTCACCCCGTCCGTTGAAACCAAGCTCTGGATTGTCATCGCCAGCACCACCCTGTTCTTCATGACCCGAAGCTACAAATACAGCTTCTCCACCTTCTTCATCACCATCCAAGCCCTGACCAGCCTCTCGCTTGCCGGTTTGGACGTGTACCACGCCATGCCCATCCGCATCATCGACACCATCGTCGGTTCCGTTATCGCATGGGCCGCCGCCACCTACCTCTGGCCCGATTGGCGTTACCTCACCCTCAGCCACACCGCCGCCCAAACCATCACTGCCAACGGCCGTTATCTCGATGCTATCCTCGACCAGCTGCAAAGCGGCAGCCGCGACGATTTCGACTACCGCCTCACCCGCCGCCAAGCCCACGAAAGCACCGCCGCCCTCAGCAGCACCCTGTCCGACATGAGCAGCAACCCGAAAAAATACCAAGACCGCCTGCAAGACGGTTTTACCCTGCTCAAAACCAGCTATGCGCTAACCGGCCACATTTCTGCACTCGGCGCATACCGCGACCAAGTCCAAATCGACGGCAACGACGGCTTTGCGCCCTATGCCAAGCTGACCCACCACATCGCCGAGTTGCTGACCCAAATGCCCCAAACCGACCCCGAGGCTTTTGAAACGGCCATGACCCAAATCCGTCAGGAATTTGCCGAGCTTGAACAAAACACACAAGCGCAGCAAGACCATATCCTCAAACACCAGCTCGACCTGATCATCCGCCAGCTTACCCCGTGCTATCAGGCATTGCACCGACAAGCCGACGTAGAGGCCGTCTGA
- the dksA gene encoding RNA polymerase-binding protein DksA: MAKLTEQDILNWDGPEEDYMNSDQLAFFRELLVKMQEELIENANTTTGHLQEHESAPDPADRATQEEEYALELRTRDRERKLLNKVQATLRSIDEGDYGFCADTGEPIGLKRLLARPTATLSVEAQERRERMKKQFAD; the protein is encoded by the coding sequence ATGGCAAAGCTGACAGAACAAGATATTTTAAACTGGGATGGTCCCGAAGAGGACTACATGAACAGCGACCAATTGGCCTTCTTCCGCGAACTACTGGTTAAAATGCAAGAAGAACTGATTGAAAATGCAAACACCACTACCGGCCATCTTCAAGAGCACGAATCCGCCCCCGATCCTGCCGACCGAGCTACTCAAGAAGAAGAGTACGCTTTAGAACTGCGCACCCGTGACCGCGAGCGTAAACTTCTCAATAAAGTGCAAGCGACTCTCCGCAGCATTGACGAAGGCGATTACGGTTTCTGTGCCGATACCGGCGAACCCATCGGTCTCAAACGCCTGCTGGCACGTCCGACCGCGACATTATCCGTAGAAGCGCAAGAGCGACGCGAACGAATGAAAAAACAGTTCGCCGACTAA
- the proC gene encoding pyrroline-5-carboxylate reductase yields the protein MNIYFLGGGNMATAIAGGLVKQDGYRVHIVERGVERRAQLVQELGVATSENLPELSADDVLILAVKPQDMQAACQNIRLNGALVLSVAAGLSIDTLSHYLGGTRRIVRIMPNTPAKIGLGVSGMFADAGVSEADRTAADGIMRSVGTTVWLNEEEQLHNITGISGSGPAYVFYLLGALQNAALAQGFNEQDARELSLATFKGAVALAEQTGEAFAQLQQNVTSKGGTTHEAIETFKARHVAEAIEQGVEACVKRSQEMAQQYKAV from the coding sequence ATGAACATCTATTTTCTCGGCGGCGGCAATATGGCGACTGCCATTGCAGGCGGTTTGGTCAAACAAGACGGCTATCGTGTCCACATTGTCGAACGCGGTGTCGAAAGACGTGCGCAACTGGTGCAAGAATTGGGCGTAGCCACTTCTGAAAACCTGCCCGAATTGAGTGCGGACGATGTCCTCATTCTCGCCGTCAAACCGCAAGACATGCAGGCAGCCTGTCAAAACATCCGTTTAAATGGCGCGTTGGTGTTGTCCGTAGCGGCTGGTTTATCCATCGATACCCTCAGCCATTATCTGGGCGGCACACGCCGTATCGTGCGCATCATGCCCAATACACCGGCCAAAATCGGTTTGGGCGTATCCGGTATGTTTGCCGATGCAGGCGTTTCAGAAGCCGACCGTACAGCTGCCGACGGCATCATGCGCTCTGTCGGCACAACTGTTTGGCTGAACGAGGAAGAGCAACTCCACAATATTACCGGCATCAGCGGCAGTGGCCCTGCCTATGTTTTCTATCTTTTGGGCGCGCTCCAAAATGCGGCCTTGGCACAAGGTTTCAACGAACAAGACGCACGCGAACTGAGCCTCGCCACATTTAAAGGCGCAGTGGCTTTGGCCGAACAAACCGGCGAAGCATTCGCACAATTACAGCAAAACGTGACTTCCAAAGGCGGCACGACACACGAAGCCATCGAAACCTTCAAAGCACGTCACGTTGCCGAAGCCATCGAACAGGGTGTAGAAGCCTGCGTCAAACGTTCGCAAGAAATGGCGCAACAATATAAGGCCGTCTGA
- a CDS encoding RNA-binding protein, giving the protein MKQIISVVLLGLTLTGCRLMGWYQCASLSGWCKPQKPAAIDFWEIKGEPPPSIEDFRATRLADGNYSIDDNAYRTAADDYFSRKIKKFEACGLAWQTRDKRPLAETFKKEGLDCLEKQGLYRTSLPESVRW; this is encoded by the coding sequence ATGAAACAGATTATCTCGGTCGTTTTGCTTGGTTTGACCTTAACGGGTTGTCGGTTGATGGGCTGGTATCAATGTGCGTCCTTATCAGGCTGGTGTAAGCCTCAAAAGCCGGCAGCAATAGATTTTTGGGAAATTAAAGGCGAGCCGCCGCCTTCTATCGAGGATTTCCGCGCAACACGTTTGGCAGACGGGAATTATTCTATTGACGATAATGCTTATCGTACCGCAGCTGATGATTATTTCAGTAGGAAAATCAAAAAGTTTGAAGCTTGCGGGCTAGCTTGGCAAACCCGCGATAAACGCCCTTTAGCGGAAACTTTTAAAAAAGAAGGATTGGATTGCTTGGAAAAACAGGGTTTATACCGAACATCACTGCCCGAAAGCGTCCGTTGGTAA
- a CDS encoding YggT family protein: MRGDLLLLLADAIAILCITRFLLRYAGLAAEHPLLKFSIQATGWLTKPWQKAFPSGAKTDWYCLPSVFLVYYLACTAIIFISPALSISNKLILANFWFAALHMLKAAAYTLLIGLIIRMVASIQGHYSPLTYTIERILQPLLKPFSFLRVGRYDFSSSLLVLLLWLWLARWFPQFIQQTNLWLLQ; this comes from the coding sequence ATGCGCGGCGACTTGCTCTTATTATTGGCAGACGCTATTGCCATCCTGTGTATCACACGCTTTTTGCTCCGATACGCAGGATTGGCAGCAGAACACCCCCTGCTCAAATTCAGCATACAGGCAACAGGCTGGCTGACCAAACCTTGGCAAAAAGCATTCCCATCCGGCGCGAAAACCGATTGGTACTGCCTGCCTTCAGTTTTTCTGGTGTACTACCTTGCCTGTACCGCCATTATTTTCATCTCGCCGGCGCTGTCCATCAGCAATAAGCTGATTTTGGCAAACTTCTGGTTTGCCGCGCTCCATATGCTGAAAGCCGCGGCCTATACATTACTTATCGGTCTGATTATTAGAATGGTGGCCAGCATACAAGGCCACTATTCGCCGTTGACTTATACCATCGAACGAATCCTGCAGCCATTGCTCAAACCGTTTTCCTTCTTACGCGTAGGACGATACGATTTTTCAAGCAGTTTGTTGGTGCTCTTATTATGGTTGTGGTTAGCCAGATGGTTTCCCCAATTTATCCAGCAAACCAATCTATGGTTGCTTCAATAG
- a CDS encoding YggS family pyridoxal phosphate-dependent enzyme produces MSVLQQNYQDVNRAVKQAAEAAGRPANAVKLVAVSKTFPADDIREVYAAGQRDFGENYIQEWFEKTETLADLPDIVWHVIGDVQSNKTKFVAERAHWVHTIGRLKTARRLSEQRPSEMPPLQVCIEVNIAAEEAKHGVAPDEAVALALEVAKLPNIKVRGLMCVAKADSSDDELRSQFHTMQRLLAELNAAGVEADVLSMGMSGDMPIAVECGATHVRIGSAIFGRREQKQKGEGSQ; encoded by the coding sequence ATGTCGGTATTGCAACAAAACTATCAGGATGTAAACCGGGCGGTTAAACAGGCGGCTGAGGCTGCAGGACGGCCTGCGAATGCGGTGAAGCTGGTAGCGGTCAGCAAGACGTTTCCGGCAGACGATATCCGCGAAGTGTATGCGGCCGGTCAGCGCGATTTTGGCGAGAACTATATTCAGGAATGGTTTGAAAAAACGGAAACGTTGGCCGATTTGCCGGATATTGTTTGGCACGTTATCGGCGATGTGCAGTCCAATAAAACCAAATTTGTGGCCGAACGCGCACATTGGGTGCATACGATAGGCCGTCTGAAAACGGCGCGGCGCTTGAGCGAACAAAGGCCGTCTGAAATGCCGCCGTTGCAGGTGTGCATTGAAGTGAACATTGCCGCGGAAGAAGCAAAACACGGCGTAGCACCCGATGAGGCGGTTGCGCTGGCCCTTGAAGTGGCGAAGTTGCCGAATATTAAAGTGCGCGGATTGATGTGTGTGGCCAAGGCCGACAGCAGCGACGATGAGTTGCGCAGCCAGTTTCATACCATGCAACGGCTGTTGGCTGAGTTGAATGCGGCAGGCGTCGAAGCAGATGTTTTGTCTATGGGTATGTCCGGAGATATGCCAATCGCGGTAGAATGCGGCGCAACCCATGTCCGCATCGGCAGCGCGATTTTCGGCAGACGGGAACAAAAACAAAAAGGAGAAGGCAGCCAATGA
- a CDS encoding type IV pilus twitching motility protein PilT: MQITDLLAFGVKNKASDLHLSAGMSPMIRVHGDIRRINLPEMSSEEVGTMITSVMNDHQRKIYQQDFEVDFSFELPNVARFRVNAFMTERGPAAVFRTIPSTVLTLEELHAPRIFQKIAENPRGLVLVTGPTGSGKSTTLAAMVNYINETQPAHILTIEDPIEFVHQSKKALVNQRELHQHTHSFANALRSALREDPDVILVGEMRDPETIGLALTAAETGHLVFGTLHTTGAAKTVDRIVDVFPAGEKEMVRSMLSESLRAVISQTLLKTHDGNGRVAAHEILISTPAVRNLIRENKIAQINSALQTGQSHGMQTLDQALQALVRQGTISPDVARSKAQNSDSMNIV; the protein is encoded by the coding sequence ATGCAGATTACCGACTTACTCGCTTTCGGCGTCAAAAACAAAGCTTCCGACCTTCACTTAAGCGCCGGAATGTCCCCCATGATCCGCGTTCATGGCGACATCCGCCGCATCAACCTGCCCGAGATGAGCTCGGAAGAAGTCGGTACCATGATTACCTCGGTCATGAACGACCACCAGCGCAAGATCTATCAACAGGATTTTGAAGTCGATTTCTCATTTGAGCTGCCTAATGTTGCCCGTTTCCGTGTCAACGCCTTTATGACTGAACGTGGCCCGGCCGCTGTATTCCGTACCATTCCAAGCACTGTCCTGACGCTGGAAGAATTGCATGCGCCGCGCATTTTCCAAAAAATTGCCGAAAATCCGCGCGGTTTGGTCTTGGTAACCGGCCCAACCGGTTCGGGTAAATCCACCACGCTGGCGGCGATGGTCAACTACATCAACGAAACCCAACCGGCCCACATTCTGACCATCGAAGACCCGATTGAGTTCGTCCACCAAAGTAAAAAAGCCCTCGTCAACCAGCGCGAGCTGCACCAACACACCCACAGCTTTGCCAACGCCTTGCGTTCCGCATTGCGTGAAGACCCGGACGTAATCCTCGTGGGCGAGATGCGCGACCCCGAAACCATCGGTCTCGCGCTGACTGCCGCCGAAACCGGCCACTTGGTATTCGGCACGCTGCACACCACCGGCGCCGCCAAAACCGTAGACCGTATCGTTGACGTATTCCCTGCCGGCGAAAAAGAAATGGTGCGTTCGATGCTGTCCGAGTCCCTGCGCGCGGTCATTTCGCAAACTCTGCTGAAAACCCACGACGGCAACGGCCGTGTTGCCGCACACGAAATCCTCATCTCCACCCCCGCAGTGCGCAACCTGATCCGCGAAAACAAAATCGCCCAAATCAACTCCGCACTGCAAACCGGTCAATCACACGGCATGCAAACCCTTGACCAAGCGCTTCAGGCTCTGGTCCGCCAAGGCACCATCAGCCCCGACGTAGCCCGCAGCAAAGCGCAAAACAGCGACAGCATGAACATCGTCTGA